The following proteins are co-located in the Gavia stellata isolate bGavSte3 chromosome 18, bGavSte3.hap2, whole genome shotgun sequence genome:
- the LOC104254938 gene encoding cytochrome P450 3A9: MNLLPSFSMETWALLLIFVALLIAYGIWPFGLFQKLSIPGPRPLPFFGTCLEYRKGFLEFDNECFQKYGKVWGIYDGRQPVVAVMDPQIIKSVLVKECYSTFTNRRRIDLAGVLKNAVSLAEDEQWKRIRTVLSPTFTSGKLKEMFPIMKHYGEVLMKNVQKRVEKDNTLSVKDIFGSYSMDVVTSTSFGVNIDSMNNPKDPFVREMQKLVKFDFFDPLFIVSFIFPFIIPLLVKMNVSLFPSDAVDFFMRSISKIKQDREKETHKGRVDFLQLMIESQNSTSHGSNEANHSYKTLTDTEILSQAFIFLFAGYEPTSNTLCYLAYELAVHPDVQQKLLEEIDTVLPNKAPLTYEAMMQLEYLDMTLNETLRLFPLGGRIERVCKKDVEINGVTIPKGTVVIIPPYTLHHNPEYWPNPEEFRPERFSKENRETIDPYTYLPFGAGPRNCIGMRFALLTLKVAITILLQHFTFQTCKETQIPLKLSSKGLLSPVKPIILKLVPRTNTAPAEA; encoded by the exons ATGAaccttcttccctccttctctaTGGAAACATGGGCCCTTTTGCTTATTTTCGTAGCCCTCCTGATAGC TTATGGGATCTGGCCATTTGGTTTGTTCCAGAAGTTGAGTATTCCCGGGCCAAGACCTCTGCCTTTCTTTGGGACGTGCCTGGAATATCGCAAA GGTTTCTTGGAGTTTGACAATGAATGTTTCCAGAAATATGGGAAAGTCTGGGG gattTACGATGGCAGGCAACCTGTGGTGGCTGTCATGGACCCCCAGATCATTAAATCTGTGCTGGTTAAAGAGTGTTACTCCACCTTTACCAACCGGAGG CGTATAGATCTAGCAGGGGTGCTGAAGAACGCTGTCTCATTAGCTGAAGATGAACAGTGGAAAAGGATTCGTACCGTGCTCTCTCCAACCTTCACCAGTGGGAAACTAAAGGAG ATGTTCCCTATAATGAAGCACTACGGGGaagttttgatgaaaaatgttcaaaagCGAGTGGAAAAGGACAACACTCTATCTGTAAAGGA catttttggAAGCTACAGCATGGATGTCGTCACCAGCACTTCATTTGGTGTGAACATCGACTCCATGAACAACCCCAAAGACCCCTTTGTCAGAGAGATGCAGAAGCTGGTCAAGTTTGACTTTTTTGACCCACTCTTCATCGTGTCAT ttatATTCCCATTCATTATTCCTCTTTTGGTCAAGATGAATGTAAGCTTATTCCCCAGTGATGCTGTAGATTTCTTCATGAGATCCATCTCCAAAATTAAGCAGGATCGTGAAAAGGAGACTCACAAA ggCAGAGTAGATTTTCTGCAGCTGATGATCGAATCCCAGAACTCAACCAGTCACGGGAGCAATGAAGCAAATCACTCATATAAAA CCCTGACCGACACAGAGATCCTGTCGCAAGCATTCATCTTTTTATTTGCTGGGTACGAGCCCACCAGCAACACACTTTGTTACCTGGCGTATGAACTGGCCGTGCATCCTGATGTGCAGCAAAAACTGCTGGAGGAAATCGACACAGTTTTACCCAACAAG GCTCCTCTCACATACGAAGCGATGATGCAATTGGAATATCTTGACATGACACTGAATGAAACCCTTCGGCTCTTTCCCCTCGGAGGACGGATTGAGAGAGTCTGCAAGAAAGATGTAGAGATAAATGGAGTAACCATTCCCAAAGGAACTGTTGTTATAATCCCACCCTACACCCTGCACCACAACCCCGAGTACTGGCCAAACCCAGAAGAGTTCAGACCAGAAAG GTTCAgtaaggaaaacagagagaCCATAGACCCGTATACGTACCTGCCCTTTGGAGCTGGTCCCAGGAACTGCATTGGGATGCGGTTTGCTCTCCTGACTCTGAAAGTTGCCATCACCATCCTGTTGCAACATTTCACCTTCCAGACCTGCAAAGAAACTCAG ATCCCTCTCAAGCTGAGTTCAAAGGGACTCCTAAGCCCAGTGAAACCGATTATTCTGAAGTTAGTCCCCCGGACCAACACCGCACCTGCAGAGGCATAA